The Sesamum indicum cultivar Zhongzhi No. 13 linkage group LG6, S_indicum_v1.0, whole genome shotgun sequence genome has a segment encoding these proteins:
- the LOC105164873 gene encoding histidine decarboxylase isoform X1 produces MGPYVPVNKFSTNGREPSDYDNQAMMIPDQIDDMGEKRILVEQDFAVVEVEPKDEESCAAERLHHLTKIVTQFQDHLRERASNHLGYPGNHNCSHYLALSTLLQFNINNAGDPFKESDHGLHSKKFEVGVLDWFAQLWGIDKDEYWGYVTNGGTEGNLHGILMGRELLPNGILYTSQESHYSMFKIARMYRMDCGTIASLATGEMDCNDLRDKLLINKDRPAIINVTIGTTFKGAVDNLDLVVQTLIDCGFSDNQFYIHCDAAISGFVVPFLKQVQKFTFKKPIGSVSISGHKFLGCPMPCGVLITRRRYIDLISRNIEYIASFDTTIAGSRNGHSPVFMWYVLNLKGWRGLEQDVQKCLRNARYLRHRLKKAGISSMLNEMSITVVFERPPDNEFVRHWQLQCLENMAHVVVMPHVTVEMLERFLSDLIRKRNTWYGKVQPPCLAEDIGICNCACPVHACKCKN; encoded by the exons ATGGGACCCTACGTTCCTGTGAATAAGTTCAGCACAAATGGACGAGAGCCGTCTGATTACGATAATCAAGCCATGATGATTCCTGATCAGATTGATGATATGGGAGAAAAGAGAATCCTGGTGGAACAGGATTTTGCTGTGGTGGAGGTGGAGCCAAAAGATGAAGAGTCATGTGCTGCAGAGAGACTTCATCACTTGACCAAAATAGTGACACAATTTCAAGACCATCTCCGAGAAAGAGCCTCCAATCACTTAG GTTATCCCGGAAATCATAATTGCAGCCATTATCTGGCTTTATCGACGCTTTTACAGTTCAACATAAACAACGCTGGCGATCCGTTCAAGGAGAGCGACCATGGTCTGCACTCGAAAAAGTTTGAGGTAGGCGTTTTAGATTGGTTTGCTCAATTATGGGGAATCGACAAGGACGAATACTGGGGCTATGTCACCAATGGTGGCACTGAAGGCAATCTTCATGGCATTCTTATGGG TCGGGAATTACTGCCAAATGGAATTTTGTACACGTCCCAAGAATCACACTATTCTATGTTCAAGATTGCAAGAATGTATAGAATGGATTGTGGGACAATAGCAAGCTTAGCAACTGGGGAAATGGATTGTAATGACCTTCGAGACAAACTGCTTATCAACAAGGATAGACCAGCTATCATCAATGTCACTATTG GGACTACTTTTAAAGGAGCTGTGGACAATCTTGATCTAGTTGTACAGACTCTGATAGATTGTGGGTTCTCGGACAATCAATTTTACATTCATTGTGATGCTGCAATATCTGGTTTCGTTGTCCCTTTCCTTAAACAG GTGCAGAAATTTACGTTCAAGAAGCCTATTGGAAGTGTGAGTATCTCGGGCCACAAGTTTTTAGGTTGCCCTATGCCATGTGGTGTGCTGATAACAAGGAGAAGATACATTGACCTCATCTCAAGAAACATAGAGTACATCGCCAGTTTTGATACGACAATTGCTGGTAGCCGAAACGGGCATTCACCGGTTTTCATGTGGTACGTGTTAAACCTGAAAGGTTGGAGAGGACTTGAACAGGATGTCCAAAAATGTCTGAGAAATGCTCGGTACTTGAGACATCGCCTTAAGAAGGCAGGAATAAGTTCGATGCTGAATGAGATGAGCATCACTGTTGTTTTTGAGCGGCCCCCGGACAATGAATTCGTTCGTCACTGGCAACTACAGTGTCTGGAAAACATGGCACATGTCGTTGTAATGCCCCATGTCACTGTTGAAATGTTGGAACGCTTCCTCTCTGATCTAATTCGGAAACGGAATACCTGGTATGGGAAAGTACAACCTCCTTGTCTTGCTGAGGATATAGGAATTTGCAATTGTGCTTGTCCAGTTCATGCATGTAAGTGCAAGAATTGA
- the LOC105165079 gene encoding serine decarboxylase-like has translation MAPHFPVNKFSTNGQEPSDYDRQAVMITNQIGMEEKSQQLDEDFAVVEPKDEECAVERLHHLTKIVTEFQDHLRERASNQLGHPGNHNCSHYLALSTLLQYNINNVGDPFKESNYGLHTKKFEVSVLDWFAQLWGIDKDEYWGYVTNGGTEGNLHGILMGRELLPNGILYTSQESHYSMLKIARMYRMDCETIASLATGEMDCNDLQDKLLMNKDRPAIINVTIGTTFKGAVDDLDLVVQTLIDSGFSDNQFYIHCDAAMSGLVVPFLKQVTKFTFKKPIGSVSISGHKFLGCPMPCGVLLTRRKYIKLISRNIEYIATCDSTIAGSRNGHSPIFMWYVLNIKGWKGLKQDVEKCLKNARYLRHHLKKAGISSMLNETSVTVVFERPQDSEFIRHWQLQCLGSMAHVVVMPHVTIEMLDRFLYDLIRKRNIWHGTLHPPCLAEDMGICNCACPVHARKHMN, from the exons ATGGCACCCCACTTTCCTGTGAATAAGTTCAGCACAAATGGACAAGAGCCGTCTGATTATGATCGTCAAGCCGTGATGATTACTAATCAGATTGGTATGGAAGAAAAGAGTCAGCAGCTGGACGAGGATTTTGCTGTAGTGGAGCCAAAAGATGAAGAGTGTGCTGTAGAGCGACTTCATCACTTGACAAAAATAGTGACAGAATTTCAAGACCATCTCCGAGAAAGAGCCAGCAATCAACTAG GTCATCCCGGAAATCATAATTGCAGCCATTATTTGGCTTTATCGACACTTTTACAGTACAACATAAACAACGTTGGCGATCCTTTCAAGGAGAGTAACTATGGTCTGCACACGAAAAAGTTTGAGGTAAGCGTTTTAGATTGGTTTGCTCAATTATGGGGAATCGACAAGGACGAATACTGGGGCTATGTCACCAATGGTGGGACTGAAGGCAATCTTCATGGCATTCTGATGGG GCGAGAATTACTGCCAAATGGAATTTTGTACACATCCCAAGAATCACACTATTCTATGTTGAAGATTGCAAGAATGTATAGAATGGATTGTGAGACAATAGCAAGCTTAGCAACTGGGGAAATGGATTGTAATGACCTTCAAGACAAACTGCTTATGAACAAGGATAGACCAGCTATCATCAATGTCACTATTG GGACTACTTTTAAAGGAGCTGTGGATGATCTTGATCTAGTTGTACAGACTCTGATAGATAGCGGGTTCTCGGACAATCAATTTTACATTCATTGTGATGCAGCAATGTCTGGTTTGGTCGTTCCTTTCCTCAAGCAG GTGACGAAATTTACGTTCAAGAAGCCTATTGGAAGTGTGAGCATCTCCGGCCACAAGTTTTTAGGTTGCCCTATGCCTTGTGGCGTGCTGCTAACAAGGAGAAAATACATTAAACTTATCTCGAGAAACATAGAGTACATCGCCACTTGTGATTCGACAATTGCTGGTAGTCGAAACGGGCATTCACCGATTTTTATGTGGTATGTGTTGAACATAAAAGGCTGGAAAGGACTCAAACAAGATGTTGAAAAGTGCCTGAAAAATGCTCGGTACCTGAGACATCATCTTAAAAAGGCAGGGATAAGTTCAATGCTTAATGAGACGAGTGTCACTGTTGTGTTCGAGCGACCCCAGGACAGTGAGTTCATTCGTCATTGGCAACTACAGTGTCTGGGGAGCATGGCTCATGTTGTCGTGATGCCCCATGTTACGATTGAAATGTTGGACCGTTTCCTCTATGATCTAATCCGAAAACGGAATATTTGGCATGGGACACTGCACCCTCCTTGTCTTGCTGAGGATATGGGGATTTGCAATTGTGCTTGCCCAGTTCATGCACGCAAGCACATGAATTGA
- the LOC105164873 gene encoding histidine decarboxylase isoform X2: protein MGPYVPVNKFSTNGREPSDYDNQAMMIPDQIDDMGEKRILVEQDFAVVEVEPKDEESCAAERLHHLTKIVTQFQDHLRERASNHLGYPGNHNCSHYLALSTLLQFNINNAGDPFKESDHGLHSKKFEVGVLDWFAQLWGIDKDEYWGYVTNGGTEGNLHGILMGRELLPNGILYTSQESHYSMFKIARMYRMDCGTIASLATGEMDCNDLRDKLLINKDRPAIINVTIGTTFKGAVDNLDLVVQTLIDCGFSDNQFYIHCDAAISGFVVPFLKQKFTFKKPIGSVSISGHKFLGCPMPCGVLITRRRYIDLISRNIEYIASFDTTIAGSRNGHSPVFMWYVLNLKGWRGLEQDVQKCLRNARYLRHRLKKAGISSMLNEMSITVVFERPPDNEFVRHWQLQCLENMAHVVVMPHVTVEMLERFLSDLIRKRNTWYGKVQPPCLAEDIGICNCACPVHACKCKN, encoded by the exons ATGGGACCCTACGTTCCTGTGAATAAGTTCAGCACAAATGGACGAGAGCCGTCTGATTACGATAATCAAGCCATGATGATTCCTGATCAGATTGATGATATGGGAGAAAAGAGAATCCTGGTGGAACAGGATTTTGCTGTGGTGGAGGTGGAGCCAAAAGATGAAGAGTCATGTGCTGCAGAGAGACTTCATCACTTGACCAAAATAGTGACACAATTTCAAGACCATCTCCGAGAAAGAGCCTCCAATCACTTAG GTTATCCCGGAAATCATAATTGCAGCCATTATCTGGCTTTATCGACGCTTTTACAGTTCAACATAAACAACGCTGGCGATCCGTTCAAGGAGAGCGACCATGGTCTGCACTCGAAAAAGTTTGAGGTAGGCGTTTTAGATTGGTTTGCTCAATTATGGGGAATCGACAAGGACGAATACTGGGGCTATGTCACCAATGGTGGCACTGAAGGCAATCTTCATGGCATTCTTATGGG TCGGGAATTACTGCCAAATGGAATTTTGTACACGTCCCAAGAATCACACTATTCTATGTTCAAGATTGCAAGAATGTATAGAATGGATTGTGGGACAATAGCAAGCTTAGCAACTGGGGAAATGGATTGTAATGACCTTCGAGACAAACTGCTTATCAACAAGGATAGACCAGCTATCATCAATGTCACTATTG GGACTACTTTTAAAGGAGCTGTGGACAATCTTGATCTAGTTGTACAGACTCTGATAGATTGTGGGTTCTCGGACAATCAATTTTACATTCATTGTGATGCTGCAATATCTGGTTTCGTTGTCCCTTTCCTTAAACAG AAATTTACGTTCAAGAAGCCTATTGGAAGTGTGAGTATCTCGGGCCACAAGTTTTTAGGTTGCCCTATGCCATGTGGTGTGCTGATAACAAGGAGAAGATACATTGACCTCATCTCAAGAAACATAGAGTACATCGCCAGTTTTGATACGACAATTGCTGGTAGCCGAAACGGGCATTCACCGGTTTTCATGTGGTACGTGTTAAACCTGAAAGGTTGGAGAGGACTTGAACAGGATGTCCAAAAATGTCTGAGAAATGCTCGGTACTTGAGACATCGCCTTAAGAAGGCAGGAATAAGTTCGATGCTGAATGAGATGAGCATCACTGTTGTTTTTGAGCGGCCCCCGGACAATGAATTCGTTCGTCACTGGCAACTACAGTGTCTGGAAAACATGGCACATGTCGTTGTAATGCCCCATGTCACTGTTGAAATGTTGGAACGCTTCCTCTCTGATCTAATTCGGAAACGGAATACCTGGTATGGGAAAGTACAACCTCCTTGTCTTGCTGAGGATATAGGAATTTGCAATTGTGCTTGTCCAGTTCATGCATGTAAGTGCAAGAATTGA
- the LOC105165080 gene encoding LOW QUALITY PROTEIN: serine decarboxylase-like (The sequence of the model RefSeq protein was modified relative to this genomic sequence to represent the inferred CDS: deleted 1 base in 1 codon), whose translation MAAQLSANNFNQKAINGEEPSDYDDHQAMAEEKKGEGFAVEEPNNEECAVERVDRLSKTVTEFQEHLRERVSYYLGYPANHNCEHYLALSTLLQFNINNVGDPFKESDHGLHSKKFEVGVLDWFAQLWGIDKDEYWGYVTNGGTEGNLHGILMGRELLPNGILYTSQESHYSMFKIARMYRMDCETIASLATGKMDCNDLRDKLLINKDRPAIININIGTTFKGATDDLDLVVQTLEDCGFSRDQFYIHCDAAISGFVVPFLKQAPKFTFKKPIGSVSISGHKFLGCPMPCGVLLTRKRYIDILSTSIEYIATVDTTIAGSRNGHSPIFLWYVLNIKGQKGLEEDVEKCLINSRYLRDRLKKAGINSMLNEMSITVVFERPPDSEFIRHWQLQCLGNMAHVVIMPHVTVEMLDHFLYDLLQKRNIWYGKLQLAPLLAKDIGICNCVCSVHA comes from the exons ATGGCAGCCCAGTTGTCAGCTAATAACTTCAACCAGAAGGCTATTAACGGAGAAGAGCCCTCTGATTATGATGATCATCAAGCCATGGCGGAAGAGAAGAAGGGAGAGGGTTTTGCCGTGGAGGAACCAAACAATGAAGAGTGTGCTGTAGAGAGAGTTGATCGCTTGTCCAAAACAGTGACAGAATTCCAAGAGCATCTCCGAGAAAGAGTCAGCTACTACCTTG GTTATCCAGCAAACCATAATTGCGAGCATTATCTGGCTTTATCAACGCTTTTGCAGTTCAACATAAACAACGTTGGTGATCCGTTCAAGGAGAGCGACCATGGTCTGCACTCGAAAAAGTTTGAGGTAGGCGTTTTAGATTGGTTTGCTCAATTATGGGGAATCGACAAGGACGAATACTGGGGCTATGTCACCAATGGTGGCACTGAAGGCAATCTTCATGGCATTCTGATGGG GCGAGAATTACTGCCAAATGGGATTTTGTACACGTCTCAAGAATCACACTATTCTATGTTCAAGATTGCAAGAATGTATAGAATGGACTGTGAGACAATAGCAAGCTTAGCAACCGGCAAAATGGACTGTAATGACCTTAGAGACAAATTGCTTATCAACAAGGATAGACCAGCtatcatcaacatcaatatAG GGACTACTTTCAAAGGAGCTACCGATGACCTCGATCTAGTTGTACAGACATTGGAAGACTGCGGCTTCTCACGCGATCAATTTTACATTCATTGTGATGCAGCAATATCTGGCTTCGTCGTCCCTTTCCTTAAGCAG GCACCAAAATTTACGTTCAAGAAGCCTATTGGAAGTGTGAGTATCTCGGGCCACAAGTTTTTAGGTTGCCCTATGCCTTGTGGTGTGCTGCTAACAAGGAAAAGATATATTGACATTCTCTCGACAAGTATCGAGTACATCGCCACGGTTGATACAACAATTGCTGGTAGTCGAAATGGGCATTCACCGATCTTCCTCTGGTACGTGTTAAACATAAAAGGTCAGAAGGGGCTTGAAGAAGATGTTGAAAAATGCTTGATAAACTCTCGGTACTTGAGAGATCGTCTTAAGAAGGCAGGAATAAATTCGATGCTTAATGAGATGAGCATCACTGTCGTTTTTGAGCGACCTCCAGACAGCGAGTTCATTCGCCACTGGCAACTACAGTGTCTAGGTAACATGGCTCATGTTGTCATAATGCCCCATGTCACCGTTGAAATGTTGGATCATTTCCTCTATGATCTACTTCAAAAACGGAATATTTGGTATGGGAAACTACAGCTAGCCCCATTA CTTGCTAAGGATATAGGGATTTGCAACTGTGTTTGTTCAGTTCATGCGTAA